From Paenibacillus sp. V4I7, one genomic window encodes:
- a CDS encoding ABC transporter substrate-binding protein, which yields MKENREKFIKKWSLSHLAMVLSLLMLLAGCQTASPVSQNSSSSPNSTTVKEDLVLAVGKMDGGQFDPKKGWGMTQIRLTHSSLLAIDSDLNFIGDLAKSYKVSDDGLTWTFPLRDDAKFSNGEPVTPEDVKFTYEMLKKDGIKFDLTFVKSIEAAAGNTIVITINKPRSTFVSQLTEIGIVPKAHYNDNYSKNPIGSGPYKVVQYDDGQQVIMEYNSYWYGKKPQFKKLTFLLLQEDAALAAAKAGKADIVYVPPTFAKQKVDGMTLRTYESIDSRGIMLPTQPSGGKGMTNGKEVKTGNDVTSDVAIRKALNIGLNRQKLLDVALDGYGKNAYCLCDNLPWFNEKTVVIDGDIQGAKKILEGGGWVDTNKDGILEKEGRKAEFDLYFSSNDQLRSDLSLAVADQATELGIKINTIGATWDEIYLKGKTAAVTWGGGRHHPYQLYTMNASSEIDKGINNMANYRNPKVDEYLNQALTASTQEEANKYWKLAQWDGQTGFSGIGDAPIVWLLRVDHLYLANEKLGLGKQPIHSHGHEWALFGNITEWTWKN from the coding sequence ATGAAAGAAAATAGAGAAAAATTCATAAAAAAGTGGAGTTTATCGCATTTAGCAATGGTATTGTCATTACTTATGTTATTGGCAGGTTGTCAAACCGCTTCTCCGGTATCCCAAAATTCATCCAGTTCACCGAACTCGACTACAGTTAAAGAGGATTTGGTATTAGCTGTAGGTAAAATGGACGGCGGACAGTTCGATCCTAAGAAGGGCTGGGGAATGACACAAATTCGTCTGACCCACAGCTCACTACTCGCAATTGATTCGGACCTTAACTTTATTGGGGATCTTGCGAAATCTTATAAAGTCAGTGATGATGGCCTTACGTGGACGTTCCCACTGCGTGATGATGCCAAATTCTCCAACGGTGAGCCGGTGACTCCGGAGGATGTCAAATTTACATACGAAATGCTCAAGAAGGACGGCATCAAATTTGATTTGACGTTCGTTAAGTCGATCGAAGCTGCAGCTGGTAATACAATTGTCATCACGATCAACAAACCGCGTTCGACTTTTGTTAGCCAACTGACGGAGATCGGCATTGTTCCGAAAGCGCACTACAATGACAACTACTCCAAAAATCCAATTGGCTCCGGTCCCTATAAAGTGGTTCAGTACGACGATGGGCAGCAAGTAATTATGGAATACAATTCCTACTGGTACGGTAAGAAGCCCCAGTTCAAAAAACTGACCTTCCTGCTTCTCCAAGAGGATGCGGCCCTAGCAGCCGCAAAGGCCGGCAAAGCTGATATTGTCTATGTTCCGCCGACATTCGCGAAGCAAAAGGTGGATGGCATGACGCTTCGTACCTATGAGAGCATCGACTCTCGTGGGATCATGTTGCCTACACAGCCGAGCGGCGGCAAAGGCATGACCAACGGTAAAGAAGTCAAGACAGGCAATGATGTAACCAGTGATGTAGCCATACGCAAAGCGCTCAATATCGGACTGAACCGTCAGAAGCTTCTGGATGTAGCATTGGATGGTTATGGTAAAAATGCGTATTGCTTATGTGATAATTTGCCATGGTTTAACGAGAAAACCGTTGTAATAGACGGCGACATTCAGGGAGCAAAAAAAATCCTTGAAGGTGGAGGTTGGGTGGATACCAACAAGGATGGGATTTTGGAAAAAGAAGGTCGCAAAGCAGAGTTTGACCTCTATTTCAGTTCCAATGATCAGCTTCGTAGCGACCTTTCTCTGGCTGTTGCCGATCAGGCGACTGAACTCGGTATCAAGATCAACACCATTGGCGCTACCTGGGATGAGATCTATCTCAAAGGCAAGACGGCAGCTGTAACATGGGGAGGTGGAAGGCATCACCCGTATCAGCTGTACACGATGAATGCCTCGAGTGAAATCGATAAGGGTATTAACAATATGGCAAATTACCGGAATCCGAAGGTTGACGAGTATTTAAATCAAGCCCTTACGGCTTCCACACAGGAAGAGGCGAATAAATACTGGAAGCTTGCTCAATGGGACGGACAAACTGGCTTCAGCGGAATTGGAGATGCTCCGATTGTTTGGCTGCTGCGTGTGGACCACTTGTACCTGGCAAATGAAAAGCTAGGTCTCGGCAAGCAACCGATTCACTCGCATGGTCATGAATGGGCATTGTTTGGCAATATAACGGAATGGACATGGAAAAACTGA
- a CDS encoding multidrug resistance efflux transporter family protein, translating into MKSFLPMLYGIMASFFFSFSFIMNRSMELSGGHWVWSASLRFLFMFPILLLIVWNRGNLRALLFDMRKQLGVWMGWSMVGFGLFYVPLCFSAAYGPGWLIAATWQVTIIAGSLLTPLFSKVIVTKSGPIRIKEKTPLRGLLISLIILFGVIVIQTDHDGHLSIKDALLGVVPVLLAAFAYPLGNRKMMEVCGERLDTYQRVLGMTLASLPLWILLSLCALVHAGVPSAGQIGQSALVAVCSGVVATVLFFKATEMVKRSAHQLAAVEATQAGEIIFTVIGELVILDAAFPSSLSWTGILGVVTGMIVHSLMSKKGK; encoded by the coding sequence ATGAAATCATTTCTTCCGATGCTTTACGGCATTATGGCATCCTTTTTTTTCTCATTTTCTTTCATCATGAACCGGTCTATGGAGCTGTCCGGCGGACATTGGGTATGGAGCGCTTCGCTTCGTTTTCTATTCATGTTTCCTATCCTATTGTTGATTGTCTGGAATAGGGGGAATCTCCGGGCCTTGCTTTTTGATATGAGAAAGCAGTTAGGGGTATGGATGGGCTGGAGCATGGTAGGATTCGGATTATTTTATGTACCGCTGTGTTTTTCCGCTGCCTACGGACCTGGGTGGTTGATTGCAGCTACCTGGCAGGTAACCATTATTGCGGGTTCATTACTTACTCCATTATTCAGCAAGGTAATAGTAACAAAGAGTGGGCCTATTAGGATAAAGGAAAAAACCCCGTTAAGAGGTCTGTTGATTTCTCTCATCATCTTATTTGGGGTAATTGTTATACAGACGGATCATGACGGCCACCTCTCCATAAAAGACGCGCTTTTAGGCGTGGTGCCTGTTCTTCTAGCAGCTTTTGCTTATCCGCTTGGCAATCGTAAGATGATGGAGGTTTGCGGAGAACGGCTGGATACCTACCAGCGTGTTCTTGGCATGACACTGGCCAGCCTTCCGTTATGGATATTGCTTTCTCTCTGTGCTTTGGTTCATGCTGGCGTACCGAGCGCAGGGCAAATTGGCCAATCTGCTCTTGTAGCAGTTTGTTCGGGAGTCGTTGCAACCGTTCTTTTTTTCAAAGCGACAGAAATGGTAAAAAGATCCGCACATCAACTGGCTGCTGTAGAAGCGACTCAAGCCGGAGAAATCATTTTTACAGTCATTGGCGAATTAGTGATACTCGATGCGGCATTTCCTTCTAGTCTGTCTTGGACAGGTATTCTTGGTGTCGTAACCGGGATGATCGTTCATAGTTTAATGTCGAAGAAAGGTAAATAG
- a CDS encoding diaminopimelate epimerase, with product MEVKFIKTNPTQNMTILVESLHTREMYNRMASSMMAYDHVFAEQVGFIESSESATAWARLQMMAGEFCGNATMSLAAVMAWKKNLQPGNRLEVPLEVSGANELLLCEVTAQQTGYLCKLDMPLPLSIHKKTINCRDVHVPTTIIRYPGIVHAVVHVPNFDSYSREMAQIIVKSPELLQGEAASGVMLYRRQSNEIEPLVYIPDTDTMIWERGCGSGTASLGACVANEIQRDIHMEIKQPGGMIEVWAQYQEDQMTGLAIQGHVDISAVGTAFV from the coding sequence ATGGAAGTCAAGTTTATAAAAACAAATCCTACTCAGAATATGACCATTCTTGTGGAAAGCCTCCACACCAGAGAAATGTACAATCGAATGGCTTCCAGTATGATGGCCTATGATCACGTTTTTGCCGAACAGGTAGGATTTATTGAATCTTCGGAAAGTGCTACGGCATGGGCAAGACTTCAAATGATGGCTGGAGAGTTCTGCGGAAATGCGACCATGTCTTTGGCTGCAGTCATGGCGTGGAAAAAGAATTTGCAACCTGGAAACCGTTTGGAAGTTCCCTTGGAAGTTTCTGGGGCGAACGAGCTGCTGTTATGTGAGGTTACAGCGCAACAGACCGGTTATCTTTGTAAGTTGGATATGCCACTTCCTCTATCTATACATAAAAAAACGATAAACTGCAGGGATGTCCACGTTCCGACTACGATTATAAGGTATCCAGGAATTGTTCATGCTGTAGTTCATGTGCCTAATTTCGATAGCTACTCTCGAGAAATGGCGCAGATTATTGTAAAATCTCCTGAGCTGTTGCAAGGTGAAGCTGCATCAGGAGTTATGCTGTACCGAAGGCAAAGCAATGAGATAGAACCTCTGGTTTATATACCCGATACGGATACCATGATTTGGGAGCGGGGGTGCGGTTCAGGAACAGCTTCATTAGGTGCATGTGTGGCCAATGAAATCCAAAGAGACATCCATATGGAAATTAAACAGCCAGGCGGCATGATTGAAGTTTGGGCTCAATATCAAGAAGACCAGATGACCGGTCTAGCCATTCAGGGGCATGTGGATATATCTGCTGTAGGAACAGCTTTTGTCTAA
- a CDS encoding ABC transporter ATP-binding protein encodes MPLTGENLGYHYQKDRWIFKDVNISVAPGEVLGLSGYSGCGKTTLARVLAGYISPKTGRVTLGEKDLEQGTFRPVQLIYQHPEKAINPKWRMRDVLNESYKPSQDILDSFGIREEWLNRWPIELSGGEQQRFCIVRALNPATRYIIADEMTTMLDAITQAKIWNAFLSICKSRDIGVIVVSHETSLLNRLCDNIYKVGEQ; translated from the coding sequence ATGCCTCTAACTGGGGAAAATCTAGGTTACCATTATCAAAAGGATCGATGGATTTTTAAGGATGTAAACATTTCTGTCGCGCCAGGCGAGGTGCTTGGTTTATCCGGCTACAGCGGATGCGGTAAAACCACGTTGGCCAGAGTGTTGGCCGGGTATATCTCGCCCAAGACAGGCCGAGTAACGTTAGGAGAAAAGGATTTGGAGCAGGGGACTTTTCGTCCGGTACAATTGATTTACCAGCACCCGGAAAAGGCGATTAACCCCAAGTGGAGAATGCGTGACGTTCTGAACGAATCTTATAAGCCCTCGCAGGACATTCTGGATTCTTTCGGAATACGAGAGGAATGGTTGAACCGCTGGCCCATTGAGCTTTCCGGTGGTGAGCAGCAGCGCTTCTGCATTGTCCGGGCTCTAAATCCCGCCACAAGATATATTATTGCCGACGAGATGACCACCATGCTGGATGCTATTACCCAGGCAAAAATTTGGAATGCGTTTCTGAGCATCTGCAAAAGCAGAGACATAGGCGTTATCGTGGTCAGCCATGAGACCAGTCTTTTGAATCGGTTGTGTGATAACATTTATAAGGTAGGCGAACAGTGA
- a CDS encoding ABC transporter ATP-binding protein, translating into MSNTQKKLLLQVENLSIGFTQYVKGTEQRVIRPISDLQVDIHEGEIVAVVGASGSGKSLLAHAVLGILPGNAICEGEIRYRGETLTDERKAKLRGREISFIPQSVNYLDPLMTVGKQVQIGLDKNEATRVQQALFQQYGLKKSDGKLYPHELSGGMLRRVLFATSVRKGVRLVIADEPTPGIHPALLAEILKQLEQFAKEGAGVMLITHDLMSALEIADRVAVIRDGRTIEISDAEAFEGKGERLKNEYTQRLWRALPQNDFDLEFQGKGGLT; encoded by the coding sequence GTGAGTAACACACAGAAAAAACTGTTATTGCAGGTGGAAAACCTGTCCATTGGCTTCACTCAATATGTTAAGGGGACTGAGCAACGCGTGATCCGGCCTATATCCGATTTGCAGGTCGACATCCATGAAGGGGAAATCGTTGCTGTCGTAGGAGCCAGCGGCTCAGGTAAAAGCCTGCTAGCCCACGCTGTTCTAGGGATACTGCCTGGCAATGCCATTTGTGAAGGAGAAATAAGGTACCGTGGTGAAACGCTGACAGATGAACGAAAAGCGAAGCTGAGGGGGCGAGAAATTTCATTTATTCCCCAATCGGTCAATTATCTCGATCCGTTGATGACCGTGGGTAAGCAGGTTCAGATTGGCTTGGACAAAAACGAGGCGACAAGGGTACAGCAAGCTTTGTTTCAGCAGTATGGTCTGAAGAAAAGTGATGGCAAGTTATATCCCCACGAGCTTTCTGGAGGCATGCTGCGCAGAGTATTGTTTGCAACCAGCGTTCGAAAGGGGGTACGGCTGGTCATAGCCGATGAGCCCACGCCCGGGATTCACCCGGCGCTACTTGCTGAAATATTAAAGCAGTTGGAGCAGTTTGCCAAAGAAGGCGCTGGTGTCATGCTAATTACGCACGATTTGATGTCGGCATTAGAAATCGCAGACCGGGTAGCTGTAATCAGGGATGGCAGAACGATCGAAATCTCAGATGCTGAGGCTTTTGAAGGCAAGGGCGAACGCTTGAAAAATGAGTATACCCAAAGGTTGTGGAGGGCGTTGCCGCAAAATGATTTTGATTTGGAATTTCAGGGGAAGGGAGGGCTTACATAA
- a CDS encoding ABC transporter ATP-binding protein codes for MSLLQLQEVQAYYGGIQALKGISLHVNEGEIVTLIGCNGAGKSTALKSICGQVKTKGSILFDKRDISAWPPHQTAMEGIAHVPEGRRIFPRLTVKENLEMGAFSVKDKKVIKERMEQSFDYFPRLRERLHQAGGTMSGGEQQMLAIARALMMKPKLLLLDEPSMGLAPVIVDQIFEIIQEMNRTGMTILLVEQNAYQALQIAHRGYVIQTGEFILEDDAKKLLVNDQVKEAYLAG; via the coding sequence ATGAGCTTACTGCAGCTTCAAGAGGTCCAGGCTTACTATGGAGGTATTCAAGCATTAAAGGGAATCTCACTTCATGTGAATGAAGGGGAAATAGTCACGTTGATCGGTTGCAACGGAGCGGGAAAATCCACAGCACTTAAATCCATTTGCGGTCAGGTGAAAACGAAAGGCTCCATTTTATTTGATAAGCGTGATATTTCGGCTTGGCCACCTCATCAAACGGCGATGGAAGGCATTGCTCATGTCCCGGAGGGCCGGCGCATATTCCCAAGGCTAACTGTTAAGGAGAATTTGGAGATGGGCGCATTTTCAGTTAAGGATAAAAAAGTGATAAAAGAGCGTATGGAACAGTCATTCGATTACTTTCCACGTTTGAGAGAACGCTTGCACCAAGCAGGCGGCACCATGAGTGGTGGCGAACAACAAATGCTTGCCATAGCCCGTGCGCTCATGATGAAACCTAAGCTATTGCTGCTCGACGAACCGTCGATGGGATTGGCTCCCGTCATCGTGGATCAAATCTTTGAAATTATTCAGGAGATGAACCGAACAGGGATGACGATTCTGCTCGTAGAACAAAACGCATACCAAGCGCTGCAAATCGCCCATCGCGGTTATGTCATACAGACCGGTGAATTTATTCTGGAGGATGACGCAAAAAAATTGCTTGTCAACGATCAAGTAAAAGAAGCTTATCTGGCAGGATGA
- a CDS encoding SAM-dependent methyltransferase, whose product MTDQTALIHQLDTFLSEFGQLNIAHKQYGNNYDEMEKKIGEFTAFILDKKNEEEWEQIERQNDVDLAKRVAELREQSAYCVWAMEKYRAIELQKDRQGIADYFHNIEACIETEFGSFEITSDSKVLMIGAGAFPMTPLLIANTTGAEVVGIDIDPEAIYLAKTVVNMLGKNAKITIDASTIDQIAFTREATHIVFASTIKEKFDLLTQLHPLTNKDVVVAMRYGNSFKSLFNYPLQDIDRSLWKIVRQVSQPDHVFDVALYKKG is encoded by the coding sequence ATGACCGATCAAACTGCGTTGATTCATCAACTGGACACTTTTCTATCCGAATTCGGACAACTGAATATTGCACATAAACAATATGGAAATAACTATGACGAAATGGAAAAGAAAATAGGCGAATTTACAGCTTTTATATTGGATAAAAAAAATGAAGAAGAATGGGAACAAATCGAACGCCAAAACGATGTTGATTTAGCGAAGCGAGTAGCAGAACTTAGAGAGCAGTCCGCCTATTGCGTATGGGCAATGGAAAAGTATAGAGCGATTGAATTGCAAAAGGACAGACAAGGTATCGCCGATTACTTTCACAATATAGAAGCCTGTATCGAAACTGAGTTTGGCAGTTTTGAGATCACTTCTGATTCTAAAGTGCTCATGATCGGAGCAGGAGCGTTCCCGATGACTCCTTTATTAATCGCAAATACAACGGGAGCAGAAGTCGTGGGCATAGATATTGACCCGGAAGCTATTTATTTGGCAAAAACGGTTGTTAACATGCTCGGAAAAAACGCTAAAATCACGATTGATGCTTCCACGATAGATCAAATCGCCTTTACCCGGGAGGCTACACATATCGTATTTGCTTCCACGATAAAAGAGAAGTTTGATCTCTTAACGCAGCTGCACCCATTGACAAACAAGGATGTTGTTGTTGCTATGCGATATGGCAACAGTTTTAAATCTTTGTTTAATTACCCCTTACAGGATATAGACAGATCACTTTGGAAGATAGTGAGGCAGGTATCACAGCCAGACCATGTGTTTGATGTTGCTTTATACAAAAAGGGGTGA
- a CDS encoding opine metallophore biosynthesis dehydrogenase, producing the protein MSLQRVLILGTGSAAVQIGVNIKSKLGCHVGIAGRSSTRSEKFFNELRENNNKVRVHVQNKEHHAMSGECIIDDTFVEYQAVRGIWDTIILSVTNDAYISVIKQLDVALLKHVKCVVLVSPTIGSNSLFRSFLQRNGCSAEVISFSTYYAATKGTNGQNSAVEVLTKAVKKKIYIGSSSKNSEACGKLSDMLQQLGVTVEQMRNPYEAESRNISIYVHTPIFMNEYALDFIFGGEDQTVKYAYKFYPEGPITQYVMRDLLEQWTEITGILQAFNVERFNLLQFMNDDTYPVRPQSLSRDDIENFTSFDAIKQEYLLYIRYASLLIDPFSTPDAEGRYFDFSAVPIHKVYQNQEGYWCVPRVPNEDYYRLKLLQGIAQNLTLSTPTIDKMIDQYEQKLKQFAQQHKEGLLSDDFDPKCLDEEVAFICNEGNINQHELH; encoded by the coding sequence ATGAGCTTGCAGCGGGTACTGATATTGGGAACCGGTTCAGCGGCAGTGCAAATTGGGGTCAATATAAAAAGTAAGCTGGGGTGCCATGTAGGAATTGCTGGCAGATCGTCGACGCGATCAGAAAAATTTTTTAATGAATTGCGTGAAAATAATAATAAAGTGCGCGTACATGTACAAAACAAGGAACATCATGCGATGTCCGGTGAATGCATTATCGATGATACATTTGTAGAGTATCAGGCGGTTCGCGGCATATGGGATACGATCATCTTATCGGTTACAAATGACGCCTATATAAGTGTGATCAAGCAATTAGATGTAGCTCTTTTGAAACATGTGAAATGTGTTGTCTTGGTTTCGCCAACCATAGGCTCAAACAGTCTGTTCAGGAGTTTTTTACAAAGAAACGGCTGTTCGGCTGAAGTCATTAGTTTTTCTACGTATTATGCAGCAACCAAAGGAACGAATGGCCAGAACTCTGCTGTTGAAGTGTTGACAAAAGCAGTAAAAAAGAAAATATACATAGGCTCTTCAAGTAAAAATTCAGAAGCATGCGGAAAGCTATCGGATATGCTTCAGCAGTTGGGGGTTACAGTTGAACAAATGAGAAATCCCTATGAAGCGGAGAGCCGAAATATCTCCATCTATGTGCATACGCCGATATTTATGAACGAGTATGCTCTGGATTTTATATTTGGGGGAGAAGATCAAACAGTTAAATATGCATACAAGTTTTATCCGGAAGGTCCGATAACACAATATGTCATGCGTGACTTGCTGGAGCAATGGACAGAAATTACAGGGATCTTGCAGGCTTTTAACGTAGAACGTTTTAATCTTCTTCAATTTATGAATGATGACACGTATCCCGTAAGACCTCAAAGCTTGTCCCGGGATGATATTGAAAATTTCACCTCATTTGATGCGATCAAGCAGGAATATTTATTATACATAAGATATGCGTCCTTATTAATAGATCCATTTTCAACTCCAGATGCGGAGGGCAGGTATTTTGACTTTTCGGCCGTACCCATTCATAAGGTATACCAAAATCAGGAAGGCTACTGGTGCGTTCCCAGAGTTCCCAATGAAGACTATTACAGGTTGAAACTATTACAGGGCATAGCTCAAAATCTAACGTTGTCGACGCCAACTATAGATAAAATGATCGATCAATATGAACAAAAACTGAAACAATTTGCGCAACAGCATAAAGAGGGCTTGTTATCTGACGATTTCGATCCGAAGTGTTTGGATGAAGAGGTCGCATTCATATGTAATGAGGGAAATATAAATCAACATGAACTTCATTAA
- a CDS encoding ABC transporter permease: protein MLSLQKGLNVRKKMVLLLAISSSFLVAILILSFLLSNDNLRLSTASKNLAPSLEHLFGTDWLGRDMFTRTIKGLRLSLSVGAFASLLSVLIATVLGICAATFGKAVDAAISWVIDLFIGMPHLVFMVLICFIVGGGIYGIVLGISLTHWTTLARIVRSEVLQIKNAEYIQISKSYGKSTWHIARKHIMPSIFPQIMIGFLLMFPHVILHEAALTFLGFGLSPQTPAIGIILSEAMSHISTGKWWLVVFPGVLLVIIIKSFDNIGEQLRILMEPASSNE from the coding sequence ATGCTGAGCTTACAAAAAGGGCTGAATGTACGAAAAAAAATGGTTCTATTACTTGCAATTTCTTCTAGTTTTCTAGTGGCCATTCTGATTCTCAGCTTTTTGCTGAGCAATGACAATCTCCGTCTGAGTACGGCGAGCAAAAACCTTGCTCCAAGTCTTGAACATCTCTTCGGCACGGACTGGCTGGGACGGGATATGTTCACGCGGACCATCAAAGGACTTCGTCTTTCACTATCAGTTGGAGCGTTTGCCTCCTTGCTCAGCGTGCTAATCGCAACCGTGTTGGGAATTTGTGCGGCCACCTTTGGCAAAGCAGTAGATGCTGCGATATCCTGGGTTATCGATTTGTTTATAGGAATGCCTCATCTTGTTTTCATGGTTTTGATTTGCTTCATCGTAGGTGGCGGCATTTATGGCATTGTACTCGGCATTTCTCTGACGCATTGGACAACGCTCGCTAGAATCGTACGCTCTGAGGTGCTTCAAATTAAAAACGCGGAATACATCCAAATATCCAAAAGCTATGGGAAATCCACGTGGCATATCGCAAGAAAACATATCATGCCCTCGATTTTTCCTCAAATTATGATTGGCTTTCTATTGATGTTTCCTCATGTAATTTTGCATGAAGCCGCTCTTACCTTCCTGGGATTCGGTCTTTCTCCACAAACTCCGGCCATCGGTATTATTCTATCGGAAGCAATGAGCCATATCTCTACAGGAAAATGGTGGCTGGTGGTTTTTCCGGGAGTGCTGTTAGTTATCATCATTAAAAGTTTTGACAATATTGGTGAGCAGCTTCGAATTTTGATGGAGCCGGCCAGTTCAAATGAATAG
- a CDS encoding ABC transporter permease yields MARSITIRLIRVVTLLIGLSILTFSLIHLSPMDPINAYIAGDSSASPEQIEKIKEYWGVDKSPVEQYFSWAGAMLQGNFGTSKLYRSPVIDIIKSRFLTSLALMGTAWVLSGIIGYILGMIAAVNRGKTTDKIIKWYSYTLVSTPIFWMGLLLLIVFAVWLKWFPVGLAVPPGVLESDVQFIDRVRHFVLPALTLSILGVANVAMHTREKMIDILNTEYVIFAKARGESKWQIITNHGFRNSIIPAISLQFAYFGELFGGSMLAEQVFAYPGLGSTLTTAGLRGDLPLMVGIILISSLFVFAGNLIADILNKVVDPRMKGER; encoded by the coding sequence GTGGCAAGAAGCATTACTATTCGTCTGATTCGTGTTGTCACTTTGCTGATCGGATTATCCATTTTGACCTTCTCCCTCATTCATCTATCACCGATGGATCCGATCAATGCTTATATCGCAGGGGACAGCTCGGCGTCGCCGGAACAAATTGAAAAAATTAAAGAATACTGGGGCGTGGACAAAAGCCCGGTAGAACAATACTTTTCCTGGGCAGGGGCGATGCTGCAAGGTAACTTTGGAACATCAAAGCTTTATCGCAGTCCTGTTATTGATATTATCAAAAGTCGGTTTTTAACATCACTTGCCTTAATGGGTACGGCCTGGGTCTTATCAGGCATTATTGGATATATACTGGGTATGATCGCTGCCGTGAATCGGGGTAAGACAACGGATAAAATCATTAAATGGTACAGCTACACGCTGGTGTCCACTCCGATCTTCTGGATGGGACTCCTTCTGTTAATTGTCTTTGCTGTCTGGCTCAAATGGTTTCCAGTAGGCTTGGCTGTACCCCCCGGGGTGTTGGAGAGTGACGTGCAGTTCATAGATCGGGTTCGGCATTTCGTGTTACCGGCTTTGACATTAAGCATTCTAGGGGTTGCCAATGTAGCGATGCACACCCGCGAGAAAATGATTGATATCCTAAACACAGAGTACGTCATCTTTGCGAAGGCAAGGGGCGAGAGCAAGTGGCAGATCATTACTAATCATGGCTTTCGGAACTCCATCATTCCCGCCATTTCCCTGCAATTTGCCTACTTCGGCGAGCTTTTCGGAGGCTCCATGCTGGCGGAGCAAGTATTTGCGTATCCGGGACTTGGCAGTACCTTGACCACTGCGGGGTTACGGGGTGACCTACCCTTAATGGTGGGAATTATTCTAATTAGCTCCTTGTTTGTATTTGCTGGGAATCTGATTGCGGATATTTTGAATAAGGTTGTAGATCCGCGTATGAAGGGGGAGAGATAA
- a CDS encoding DMT family transporter: MNFIKNHATIRGIVYAMSSSLIFSIMNAFVKATAASIPSNEIVFFRSVIGTVIILYLMKKDKVKFSKSGIPMLALRGCCGALYMIFYFYTIANIPLLDAIVLINTSLIFTMLLSRLFLKEKIPPKVYLIMPVVIVGALFTIKPFGYSTYSVVALLGIVAAVFSAEAGICIRFLSRKYHAYEIIFYFMVTATVVSIPLMWNEFVSPNAMEWFYLICIGVVSLLAQIFLTKAFTHENAVVVEIVRYIGIAFNAFWGFAFWMEIPDIFSIVGTILIVAGCVAMTKVKKEINKPKRME, encoded by the coding sequence ATGAACTTCATTAAAAACCATGCAACCATTCGCGGTATTGTGTATGCCATGTCCTCCAGCTTAATTTTCAGTATCATGAACGCGTTTGTTAAAGCGACAGCGGCATCTATTCCATCCAACGAAATTGTTTTTTTTAGAAGTGTAATTGGAACGGTCATAATTCTATATCTGATGAAAAAAGACAAGGTGAAATTTTCAAAATCGGGCATTCCGATGCTGGCTTTACGAGGATGCTGCGGAGCCCTCTACATGATCTTTTATTTTTACACGATTGCGAATATCCCTTTATTGGATGCCATCGTACTTATCAATACATCGCTGATCTTTACGATGCTGCTTTCGCGCTTATTCTTAAAAGAAAAGATTCCGCCAAAAGTGTATCTCATCATGCCAGTTGTTATTGTTGGCGCATTATTTACTATTAAACCTTTCGGATATTCCACCTATTCTGTTGTTGCATTGTTGGGGATTGTGGCGGCTGTTTTTTCTGCTGAAGCAGGTATTTGTATCCGATTTTTGAGCCGAAAGTACCATGCCTATGAAATTATTTTTTATTTTATGGTAACTGCCACTGTGGTCTCCATTCCTCTCATGTGGAACGAGTTTGTTTCGCCGAATGCCATGGAATGGTTTTATCTGATCTGTATTGGTGTGGTTTCATTATTGGCACAAATTTTCCTGACCAAGGCATTTACGCATGAAAATGCAGTTGTGGTAGAAATCGTGCGTTATATCGGCATTGCCTTCAATGCGTTTTGGGGATTTGCATTTTGGATGGAAATACCAGATATATTCTCCATCGTTGGCACAATCTTGATTGTGGCGGGGTGCGTTGCTATGACAAAGGTAAAGAAAGAAATTAACAAGCCTAAGCGAATGGAATGA